Proteins encoded within one genomic window of Bradyrhizobium sp. AZCC 1719:
- the gcl gene encoding glyoxylate carboligase produces the protein MAKMRAIDAAVRILEKEGVTIAFGVPGAAINPLYSALKKRGSIGHILARHVEGASHMAEGYTRAKAGNIGVCIGTSGPAGTDMITGLYSAIADSIPILCITGQAPRARLYKEDFQAIDIESIAKPVTKWAVTVREPALVPRVFSQAFHIMRSGRPGPVLIDLPLDVQLAEIEFDDETYEPLPVYKPTATRKQIEKALEMLNAAERPLIVAGGGVINADASELLVQFAETVNVPVVPTLMGWGAIPDDHVLMAGMVGLQTSHRYGNATMLQSDFVLGIGNRWANRHTGSIETYTKGRKFVHVDIEPTQIGRVFNPDFGIVSDAKAALELFVSVAREWRKAGKLRERQAWPAACQDRKRTMLRRSHFDDMPIKPQRVYEEMSKAFGRDTCYVSVIGLSQIAGAQFLGVYGPRNWINAGQAGPLGWTLPAALGVRAADPSRQIVALSGDYDFQFLIEELAVGAQFKLPYIHVVVNNSYLGLIRQAQRGFDMDYHVQLSFENINAPEIGVYGVDHVTVAEGLGCKAIRVTDPNHAQAAFATAREWMAEFKVPVVVEFILERVTNISMGTEIDNIVEFEEVLDLPLDDTPAKPSAPQAGKLLPA, from the coding sequence ATGGCGAAGATGCGGGCGATCGATGCAGCTGTGCGGATCCTGGAGAAGGAAGGCGTGACCATCGCCTTCGGCGTTCCGGGCGCCGCGATCAATCCGCTTTACTCCGCGCTGAAGAAGCGCGGCTCGATCGGGCACATCCTGGCGCGCCATGTCGAGGGCGCTTCGCACATGGCCGAGGGTTATACCCGCGCCAAGGCGGGCAATATCGGCGTCTGCATCGGTACCTCGGGTCCGGCCGGCACCGACATGATCACCGGGCTTTATTCGGCGATCGCGGATTCGATCCCGATCCTGTGCATCACCGGGCAGGCGCCGCGGGCGCGGCTCTACAAGGAAGACTTTCAGGCAATCGATATCGAATCGATTGCCAAGCCGGTGACGAAATGGGCGGTCACCGTGCGCGAGCCGGCGCTGGTGCCGCGCGTGTTCAGCCAGGCGTTTCACATCATGCGTTCCGGGCGTCCGGGGCCGGTGCTGATCGACCTGCCGCTAGACGTGCAGCTTGCGGAGATCGAATTCGACGACGAGACCTATGAGCCGCTGCCGGTCTACAAGCCCACGGCGACCCGCAAGCAGATCGAGAAGGCGCTTGAGATGCTCAATGCGGCGGAGCGGCCGCTGATCGTGGCGGGCGGCGGCGTCATCAATGCCGACGCGTCCGAGCTGCTGGTCCAGTTCGCCGAGACGGTCAACGTTCCGGTGGTGCCGACGCTGATGGGGTGGGGCGCTATTCCCGACGATCACGTGCTGATGGCAGGCATGGTCGGCTTGCAGACCAGCCACCGCTACGGCAACGCGACCATGCTGCAGTCCGACTTCGTGCTCGGCATCGGCAACCGCTGGGCCAACCGGCACACCGGCTCGATCGAGACCTACACCAAGGGCCGCAAATTTGTGCATGTCGATATCGAGCCGACGCAGATCGGACGCGTGTTCAATCCCGATTTCGGCATCGTCTCCGACGCCAAGGCGGCGCTGGAATTGTTCGTCTCGGTCGCCAGAGAGTGGCGCAAGGCCGGTAAGCTGAGGGAGCGGCAGGCATGGCCGGCGGCATGCCAGGACCGCAAGCGCACGATGCTGCGCAGGAGCCATTTCGACGACATGCCGATCAAGCCGCAGCGTGTCTATGAGGAGATGAGCAAGGCGTTCGGACGCGATACCTGCTACGTCAGCGTGATCGGATTGTCGCAGATCGCCGGCGCGCAATTCCTCGGTGTCTACGGCCCGCGCAACTGGATCAATGCGGGGCAGGCCGGCCCGCTCGGCTGGACATTGCCGGCGGCGCTGGGCGTGCGTGCGGCCGATCCGTCGCGCCAGATCGTCGCGCTGTCGGGCGATTACGATTTCCAGTTCCTGATCGAGGAGCTTGCGGTAGGCGCGCAGTTCAAGCTGCCCTACATCCACGTCGTCGTGAACAACTCCTATCTCGGGCTGATCCGCCAGGCGCAGCGCGGGTTCGACATGGACTATCACGTCCAGCTTTCCTTCGAGAACATCAACGCACCCGAGATCGGGGTCTATGGCGTGGACCATGTCACGGTCGCCGAGGGGCTCGGCTGCAAGGCGATCCGCGTCACCGATCCGAACCATGCGCAGGCGGCGTTCGCCACCGCACGCGAATGGATGGCGGAATTCAAGGTGCCTGTCGTGGTCGAGTTCATTCTCGAGCGGGTCACCAACATCTCGATGGGCACCGAGATCGACAACATCGTCGAATTCGAGGAAGTGCTCGATCTGCCGCTGGACGACACGCCGGCCAAACCGAGCGCGCCGCAAGCCGGCAAGCTGCTGCCGGCATAG